One window of Anaerolineales bacterium genomic DNA carries:
- a CDS encoding ABC transporter permease, whose translation MKNFTAALWAEILKMRRSKVPLVSAIGFCMAPLAGGLFMIILKNPEAAKSFGLITTKAQVLTGTADWTSLFGFLAQAVAAGGMVLFSVITIWVFGREFSDHTVKELLALPTSRAAMVTAKFVVITSWALAATILIFGIEIIVGKLIVIPGWSNDLLRSSFIGIMGTAALTVPLMSLVALIASAGRGYLPPFGWTLLTLFIANLSVILGWGDWVPWAVPGLFSGAAGPRSEVLGTHSYIVLMITSLMGILALVHWWRFADQTK comes from the coding sequence ATGAAAAACTTTACAGCCGCCCTTTGGGCAGAGATACTAAAAATGCGCCGCTCAAAAGTCCCGCTTGTTTCAGCCATTGGTTTTTGCATGGCACCGCTGGCAGGCGGATTATTCATGATCATCCTGAAAAATCCCGAGGCAGCAAAATCCTTTGGCTTGATCACCACCAAAGCGCAAGTATTGACAGGCACAGCCGACTGGACCTCCCTTTTCGGCTTTTTGGCACAAGCGGTTGCGGCGGGGGGGATGGTTCTATTCTCCGTTATCACGATCTGGGTATTTGGACGTGAATTCTCGGACCATACCGTCAAAGAACTGCTGGCTCTGCCTACTTCGCGGGCTGCTATGGTAACTGCCAAGTTCGTCGTGATTACCTCATGGGCATTGGCCGCCACGATCCTCATCTTTGGAATCGAGATCATCGTTGGAAAACTGATCGTCATCCCGGGTTGGTCGAATGATCTGCTGCGTTCTTCATTTATCGGCATCATGGGCACCGCAGCATTAACCGTGCCTTTGATGTCATTGGTGGCTTTGATCGCCAGCGCCGGACGAGGTTATCTCCCCCCGTTTGGATGGACCCTTCTGACTTTGTTTATCGCAAACCTATCGGTGATTCTTGGCTGGGGAGATTGGGTGCCTTGGGCAGTTCCCGGTCTGTTCAGCGGGGCTGCAGGCCCACGCAGTGAAGTGCTTGGTACACACAGTTATATTGTTTTGATGATCACCAGCCTCATGGGCATTCTCGCACTGGTCCATTGGTGGCGGTTTGCAGACCAGACGAAATAG
- a CDS encoding ABC transporter ATP-binding protein encodes MNYAIETNNLSKFYGKVRALHKVNLRVRHGEVYGFLGLNGAGKTTAIRTMLGMIRPSEGNVKVLDQVISPGGGGPWAKIGHLVESPAAYPELTVKENLEIARRMHKIQNHKAVDDVIEDLSLASYADRKAGMLSSGNFQRLGLARALLHKPELLILDEPANALDPAGIVEIRELLLSLAREHGVTVFMSSHILAEVDLLADRIGIIHKGELIEELDAARLEGLRSTQLVIEARDPAKALAALRDFEPAAVNSHITIKDRRAVRQPEMIATLLVNAGTPPTHLAVEQENLEEYFLRLTK; translated from the coding sequence ATGAATTACGCAATCGAAACAAACAATTTATCGAAATTCTACGGCAAGGTGCGAGCTTTGCACAAAGTCAACCTGCGGGTCAGACATGGCGAGGTCTATGGTTTTCTCGGCCTCAACGGCGCCGGCAAGACCACCGCCATCCGCACGATGCTGGGAATGATCCGCCCGAGCGAGGGAAATGTCAAAGTACTGGATCAAGTTATCAGTCCAGGCGGAGGCGGACCATGGGCAAAGATCGGGCACTTAGTGGAGAGTCCCGCCGCATATCCCGAACTTACCGTCAAAGAAAATCTGGAGATTGCAAGACGGATGCACAAGATTCAAAACCATAAAGCTGTGGATGATGTCATCGAAGACCTCTCCCTTGCCTCCTACGCGGACCGGAAAGCCGGCATGCTTTCGAGCGGGAATTTCCAACGCCTTGGGCTGGCGCGGGCGCTCCTTCATAAACCTGAGTTATTGATTTTAGATGAGCCAGCAAATGCGTTAGACCCGGCGGGCATCGTTGAAATCCGCGAGTTACTGCTCTCGCTCGCTCGCGAACACGGCGTGACTGTTTTCATGTCCAGCCACATTCTCGCCGAAGTGGATTTGCTTGCGGATCGTATCGGGATCATCCACAAAGGCGAGTTGATCGAAGAACTTGACGCGGCGCGGCTGGAGGGGTTGCGGTCTACTCAACTTGTCATCGAAGCGCGCGATCCGGCAAAAGCGCTGGCAGCGCTACGGGATTTTGAGCCCGCCGCGGTTAACAGTCATATCACAATCAAAGATCGACGCGCCGTGAGGCAGCCCGAAATGATCGCGACACTATTGGTGAATGCGGGCACTCCCCCCACTCACCTGGCAGTGGAGCAGGAGAATCTGGAAGAATATTTTTTGAGGTTGACGAAATGA
- a CDS encoding TetR/AcrR family transcriptional regulator, with amino-acid sequence MPKAFSQTEKETIRAQMRAKGKKLFEKHGLKKTSVDEITEAVGISKGAFYLFYESKEELFLEIAERIEKEIQASILEFVTQPNTKARENVSAMLKDLLFTWDAYPLLKNFNKADFDYLLRKIPAERALQHARSDEEFTRQLINKIKREGITAKVSPRVTGNLIKSLFFLSLHRDDMGDTAYEESMNVLIDLVAGYIVGE; translated from the coding sequence TTGCCAAAAGCCTTTTCCCAAACTGAAAAAGAGACCATCCGCGCACAAATGCGGGCGAAGGGCAAAAAGCTCTTCGAAAAGCATGGGTTGAAAAAGACCAGCGTGGATGAAATCACCGAAGCGGTTGGAATTTCCAAAGGCGCGTTCTATTTGTTCTATGAATCCAAGGAAGAACTGTTCCTCGAAATTGCAGAACGAATTGAGAAAGAAATCCAAGCGTCCATCCTGGAGTTTGTTACCCAGCCCAATACAAAAGCGCGTGAAAACGTTAGCGCCATGCTCAAGGATTTACTCTTCACGTGGGACGCCTATCCCCTCCTGAAGAATTTCAACAAAGCCGATTTCGACTATCTCCTGCGCAAGATCCCTGCCGAGCGTGCCTTACAGCACGCGAGGAGTGACGAAGAGTTTACCAGGCAACTCATCAACAAAATAAAACGTGAAGGCATCACTGCCAAAGTGTCGCCGAGGGTCACTGGCAACCTGATCAAAAGCCTTTTCTTCCTCAGCCTGCACCGCGATGACATGGGCGACACCGCATATGAAGAATCCATGAATGTACTCATAGACCTGGTTGCCGGGTATATCGTCGGAGAGTAA
- a CDS encoding thrombospondin type 3 repeat-containing protein, whose translation MNNRSSQDATVVSHHGHGRKKFPTLLGCLASLGLCVVLVVASLGGYYVVTSTGEAGILVLIHEPQNGETIEMGQPVTVQAVASDSHNITRIEFWVDGVLLESETSSVPDGISSFPLLTEWQAESPGAHTITVRAFNSLGFRTHASVYVKASELTDSDNDGVADEKDACPAEFGMDLSSGCPDRDFDGVPDSTDACPETAGLPDASGCPTVTDTDLDGDGTSDTDDLCPAEPGSSLTDGCPDSDGDLVADDDDLCPLEPGLDESGCPVPEVAASDDLPPVEESGVAPGGGANDRDGDGASDDVDPCPDEAGTFENDFCPPPADDPAPADAGPMLEIPDFLFGEAIIPAFVEFEALHFEVTSDFRRIWCYAQLAGGDVERYEFDPGEEYAWDIEAVLGGGNSIHLLVPHAEPLAVFVECYGLTSLFGPRVFYLGSVTRGHMPEEWDGHVIQAESTGEEIEGHNFNVRYHLCSPTCEATEFAPPVITRHTIDRDRIHLYWDWEGEIRSIQGFKLYLNGNFIGYYPPEVRDTTWRHSGGYCVHEWEFSLTAFGGPDPSAPDVESPRSNSVIWDSVPCQMQIRVQFETINLHSPPADEGGERKPGPLSGSFLAASGANLEAVNFDAIHCPRFPFPPFEDCFGFKLSAGEYPIQRILERVHEVQDDCRTGLPCHGHYFHASSSDTVTVFVNPGDDLTLRARIVDADPRDEDDILFQEIYPVDTTLLSPDEILTITIPGTYLDVIVKLDLFPFAP comes from the coding sequence ATTATGTTGTAACTTCCACCGGCGAGGCAGGGATACTGGTCTTGATCCATGAGCCGCAAAATGGCGAGACGATTGAAATGGGTCAACCTGTCACAGTACAGGCTGTGGCAAGTGACTCGCACAATATCACGCGCATCGAATTCTGGGTGGATGGTGTCTTGCTCGAATCAGAAACCAGCAGTGTGCCCGATGGTATCTCTTCGTTCCCGTTGCTCACAGAATGGCAGGCAGAATCGCCAGGCGCGCATACCATCACCGTACGGGCTTTCAACTCGCTCGGTTTTCGCACACATGCATCCGTTTATGTGAAAGCAAGCGAATTGACTGACAGCGACAATGACGGCGTCGCAGATGAAAAAGACGCATGTCCCGCCGAATTCGGCATGGACCTTTCAAGCGGCTGCCCGGACCGCGACTTCGATGGTGTTCCTGATTCCACTGATGCCTGCCCCGAAACAGCAGGTCTGCCCGATGCCAGCGGATGCCCAACTGTAACGGATACCGACCTTGACGGTGACGGCACGTCCGATACCGATGACCTTTGCCCTGCCGAACCCGGCTCCTCCTTAACCGATGGCTGCCCAGACTCCGACGGCGATCTCGTCGCTGATGACGATGATCTTTGCCCCTTAGAACCCGGCTTGGATGAAAGCGGCTGTCCCGTCCCGGAGGTGGCCGCCAGCGATGATTTGCCGCCGGTTGAAGAATCAGGCGTCGCACCGGGAGGAGGCGCAAATGACCGTGACGGCGACGGCGCATCGGATGATGTCGATCCCTGTCCCGATGAAGCGGGCACATTCGAAAACGATTTCTGCCCACCGCCAGCGGACGATCCCGCTCCTGCCGATGCCGGTCCGATGCTCGAAATTCCGGATTTTCTTTTTGGCGAAGCGATCATTCCCGCCTTTGTGGAATTCGAAGCTCTGCACTTTGAAGTGACATCTGACTTCCGCCGCATCTGGTGTTATGCCCAACTGGCTGGCGGGGATGTGGAACGTTATGAGTTCGACCCCGGCGAGGAATATGCCTGGGATATAGAAGCCGTTTTGGGCGGAGGGAACAGCATTCATTTGCTCGTTCCGCATGCAGAACCTTTGGCAGTCTTTGTGGAATGTTATGGTCTAACCAGCCTTTTTGGTCCGCGTGTCTTTTACCTTGGATCGGTCACCCGTGGCCATATGCCTGAAGAATGGGACGGACATGTCATTCAAGCAGAATCAACGGGTGAAGAAATCGAAGGGCACAATTTCAACGTTCGATATCATCTATGCTCTCCCACCTGCGAAGCGACCGAGTTCGCGCCTCCTGTCATCACCCGTCATACCATCGACAGAGATCGTATCCATTTGTATTGGGATTGGGAAGGCGAGATTCGCTCGATACAGGGCTTCAAGTTATATCTCAACGGCAACTTCATCGGTTATTATCCTCCCGAGGTGCGCGATACGACCTGGCGGCACAGCGGCGGCTATTGCGTGCATGAATGGGAATTCTCCCTGACGGCATTTGGCGGACCCGACCCTTCTGCGCCTGATGTCGAATCACCGCGAAGCAACAGCGTCATTTGGGATAGCGTGCCATGCCAGATGCAGATCCGAGTGCAGTTTGAAACGATCAATCTTCACAGCCCGCCCGCCGATGAAGGTGGCGAGCGCAAACCGGGTCCACTTTCTGGTTCATTCCTTGCTGCATCCGGTGCGAACCTTGAAGCCGTCAACTTCGATGCCATTCACTGTCCGCGCTTCCCCTTCCCACCCTTCGAAGATTGTTTTGGCTTCAAACTTTCAGCGGGTGAATATCCCATCCAAAGGATTCTCGAACGCGTCCACGAGGTGCAGGATGATTGCCGCACCGGACTGCCATGCCATGGGCATTACTTCCACGCCTCCTCATCGGATACCGTTACCGTCTTCGTCAATCCCGGCGATGACCTGACCCTGCGCGCCCGCATCGTCGACGCTGACCCGCGCGACGAAGACGACATCCTCTTCCAGGAGATATACCCCGTGGACACAACCCTGCTTTCACCCGACGAGATTTTAACGATCACCATTCCGGGGACGTATTTGGACGTCATCGTTAAACTTGACCTGTTCCCGTTCGCTCCATGA